Proteins from a single region of Streptomyces sp. Tu 3180:
- a CDS encoding MFS transporter, which produces MTTTRACAARLPCPAPHTRHWPAVTTAALTATVTVMPGFTVGALAPALESGLGLSRSAIGLALSCFYAATALGSPIARRVAARFPVHRVLAAAALSAAAVMLGASQATGMISLTVLLLLGGLSNALVQPAVGRLIAARTPAHRRSLAAGVVGAALAAATFVPGLLVALVLPAHGWRVSLLTAGLVALLVTALAPLARAPLEPAGPTRTGGHPRTGRTLLLWSSAAALAATGNNAVATYFVHLGTDSGLSPTTAGHLLTASSVLAIAVRVAAGALTDRAPGRNPTVIAAMMCTGGFGLALIAAGTPVAFTVGALLAFSAGWGWTGLLLATALHLVTDQAEYAGHTVQVGIYTGATIAPFAFGAISGALGFTPTALVAATAAFAGAGAITAGAVHLRRSER; this is translated from the coding sequence ATGACGACGACGCGCGCCTGCGCCGCCCGACTCCCCTGCCCCGCTCCGCACACGCGGCATTGGCCCGCGGTCACGACCGCCGCGCTCACTGCGACCGTGACCGTCATGCCCGGCTTCACCGTCGGGGCACTGGCCCCCGCCCTGGAAAGCGGTCTCGGCCTGTCTCGCAGCGCGATCGGGCTGGCGCTGAGCTGCTTCTACGCCGCCACCGCGCTCGGTTCACCGATCGCCAGGCGGGTGGCCGCGCGGTTCCCGGTGCACCGTGTGCTGGCCGCCGCCGCACTGAGCGCCGCCGCCGTCATGCTGGGCGCCTCGCAGGCAACCGGCATGATCTCGCTGACCGTGCTGCTGCTACTGGGCGGGCTGAGCAACGCCCTCGTACAGCCGGCGGTGGGGCGGCTGATCGCGGCACGGACTCCCGCCCACAGGCGTTCCCTGGCCGCCGGTGTCGTCGGCGCCGCACTCGCGGCGGCAACCTTCGTACCTGGCCTGCTGGTTGCCCTCGTGCTCCCGGCGCACGGCTGGCGCGTGTCCCTGCTGACCGCCGGCCTGGTGGCGCTGCTTGTGACGGCGCTGGCTCCACTGGCTCGGGCACCTCTCGAACCGGCAGGCCCCACCCGCACGGGCGGACACCCTCGGACCGGCAGAACGCTGCTGCTGTGGTCTTCGGCCGCCGCACTGGCCGCGACCGGGAACAACGCGGTGGCCACCTACTTCGTCCACCTCGGCACCGACTCCGGTCTGTCACCCACTACGGCCGGCCACTTGCTGACAGCCAGCTCAGTCCTGGCCATCGCCGTCCGTGTCGCGGCGGGAGCACTCACCGACCGTGCCCCCGGCCGCAATCCCACGGTGATCGCCGCGATGATGTGCACGGGAGGGTTCGGACTCGCGCTCATCGCCGCCGGCACACCTGTCGCCTTCACCGTGGGCGCGTTGCTGGCCTTCTCCGCCGGCTGGGGCTGGACCGGTCTGCTGCTGGCCACCGCACTCCACCTGGTCACCGACCAGGCCGAGTACGCCGGCCACACCGTCCAGGTCGGCATCTACACCGGTGCCACCATCGCCCCGTTCGCCTTCGGCGCCATCTCCGGCGCCCTCGGCTTCACACCGACCGCCCTCGTCGCGGCCACCGCCGCCTTCGCAGGGGCAGGCGCCATCACAGCCGGTGCCGTTCACCTGCGGCGCTCCGAGCGCTAG
- a CDS encoding ADP-ribosylglycohydrolase family protein, with protein sequence MERIQRAAGAVVGSAVGDALGGPFEFGPQGAFSARFPAPGAGGEMCGGGGWDPGEATDDTQMAVLVAESLLERGGLDLPDIFARFQRWAASEPKDIGLQTEDVLTNGMPWDLAAAIHFQVNQRAAGNGSLMRASTSAVHFAPAGQEATLDAARRIAALTHGDRAAREGTAIFHELIRVMFEDADPLAALPDILALVHPDHRGRYATVLAPDWHPDQATEFNGAVWPCLGSAVWALRTTTSFEDAIRAAIDLGGDTDTVAAVTGGLAGAYYGLDAIPAHWTRPLHVPLPGCDGRVLHLADLLHLAHRLGG encoded by the coding sequence ATGGAGCGGATTCAGCGGGCCGCTGGCGCGGTCGTCGGCTCAGCGGTGGGTGACGCCCTGGGCGGTCCCTTCGAGTTCGGCCCCCAGGGAGCGTTCTCCGCACGGTTCCCCGCCCCTGGTGCCGGTGGCGAGATGTGCGGAGGCGGCGGCTGGGACCCCGGCGAGGCCACCGACGACACACAGATGGCCGTCCTGGTCGCGGAGTCGCTGCTGGAGCGGGGCGGACTGGATCTGCCGGACATCTTCGCCCGCTTCCAGCGGTGGGCGGCATCAGAACCGAAGGACATCGGCTTGCAGACCGAGGACGTCCTGACCAACGGCATGCCCTGGGACCTCGCCGCTGCGATTCACTTCCAGGTCAACCAACGAGCAGCGGGAAACGGCTCCTTGATGCGGGCATCGACCTCCGCGGTCCACTTCGCACCCGCCGGCCAGGAAGCCACCCTGGACGCGGCCCGCCGGATCGCTGCCCTGACCCACGGTGACCGCGCGGCCCGGGAAGGCACCGCGATCTTCCATGAACTCATCCGTGTCATGTTCGAGGACGCCGACCCCCTCGCCGCGCTCCCGGACATCCTGGCCCTTGTCCACCCCGACCACCGCGGCCGCTACGCCACCGTCCTCGCGCCCGACTGGCACCCGGATCAGGCGACCGAGTTCAACGGCGCCGTCTGGCCCTGCCTGGGCTCCGCCGTCTGGGCCCTACGCACCACCACCAGCTTCGAAGACGCGATACGCGCGGCGATCGATCTCGGCGGTGACACGGACACCGTCGCCGCGGTGACAGGCGGCCTCGCAGGGGCGTACTACGGGCTGGACGCAATCCCCGCCCACTGGACCCGGCCGCTCCACGTCCCCCTCCCAGGATGCGACGGACGGGTGCTGCACCTGGCAGATCTGCTTCACCTCGCACACCGCCTCGGAGGCTGA
- a CDS encoding MBL fold metallo-hydrolase codes for MTSLRSAHHERLRRPSRLRSLRLGDTTVTYVPDGAVQLTPRGWLPDTTDETWERHCPYLDDTGHLVAGIGGLLVERGDRALLIDAGFGPQSLPAEPGNAHGAIHGGALLDNLAAIGRAAGDVEAVAFTHLHIDHLGWALHPAPGGVGRALPRAGYLVAEPEWNRRHLLEAHGTSEDMLNALAPYVRTVADGQEVFPGVQVRFVPGHTPGHAAYVITGGQRRLIAFGDAMHSPIQIAHPEWSAASDHDPAQAAEFRRDLVTELARPHTIGFGIHFADVVFGRVRHGADGPSWQPVDA; via the coding sequence ATGACATCGCTTCGGTCCGCCCACCACGAGCGGCTGCGCCGGCCCTCCCGCCTGCGCTCGCTGCGCCTCGGCGACACGACGGTGACGTACGTGCCCGACGGCGCGGTGCAACTGACGCCCCGCGGCTGGCTGCCCGACACCACCGACGAGACGTGGGAGCGCCACTGCCCGTACCTGGACGACACCGGCCACCTCGTCGCGGGGATCGGCGGGCTGCTGGTGGAGCGCGGCGACCGCGCACTGCTGATCGACGCCGGGTTCGGACCGCAGTCACTTCCCGCCGAACCCGGCAACGCGCACGGCGCCATCCACGGAGGTGCGCTGCTGGACAACCTCGCCGCCATCGGCCGGGCGGCCGGCGACGTCGAGGCGGTGGCCTTCACCCACCTGCACATCGACCACCTCGGCTGGGCCCTGCATCCCGCGCCGGGCGGCGTCGGCCGTGCCCTGCCGCGCGCCGGGTACCTGGTGGCCGAGCCCGAGTGGAACCGGCGCCACCTCCTCGAAGCACACGGGACGAGCGAGGACATGCTCAACGCGCTGGCCCCGTACGTGCGGACGGTGGCCGACGGCCAGGAGGTGTTTCCCGGCGTCCAGGTGCGGTTCGTCCCCGGCCACACGCCCGGACACGCCGCCTACGTCATCACCGGCGGACAGCGGCGTCTGATCGCCTTCGGCGACGCGATGCACTCCCCCATACAGATCGCCCACCCCGAATGGTCCGCGGCCTCGGATCACGACCCCGCGCAGGCCGCCGAGTTCCGCCGCGACCTCGTGACGGAACTGGCCCGGCCCCACACCATCGGCTTCGGCATTCACTTCGCCGACGTCGTCTTCGGGCGGGTCCGCCACGGCGCGGACGGCCCGTCCTGGCAGCCGGTCGACGCCTGA
- a CDS encoding integrase, whose translation MIEHAGRRIRVLGAAHPTASWVTQVAKGLVMDLEDAGCRAGFLIRDRDGTFPALFDTVLTGAGTEAVLGGVRMPRMNSILERRAPPLPARAAGPHPDRDQRHLLHAPREFEDCHHFHRPRQGIADARPLRPLPTPTPTPTPTPTPTPISDQRSAIRSRSPASAYDDASDSAASSTSTDTPPELGG comes from the coding sequence GTGATCGAGCACGCCGGCCGCCGGATCCGGGTCCTCGGCGCCGCGCACCCCACCGCGTCCTGGGTGACGCAAGTCGCGAAGGGCCTGGTCATGGACCTCGAGGACGCCGGCTGCCGGGCCGGGTTCCTGATCCGGGACCGGGACGGGACGTTTCCCGCCCTGTTCGACACCGTCCTCACCGGGGCAGGGACCGAGGCAGTACTCGGCGGAGTACGGATGCCGCGCATGAACTCGATCCTGGAACGGCGGGCGCCCCCCCTGCCGGCGCGAGCCGCCGGACCGCACCCGGATCGGGACCAGCGACACCTGCTCCACGCGCCACGCGAGTTCGAAGACTGCCACCACTTCCACCGGCCCCGTCAGGGCATCGCCGACGCCCGCCCGTTACGCCCCTTGCCGACGCCGACGCCGACGCCGACGCCGACGCCGACGCCGACGCCGATCAGCGATCAGCGATCAGCGATCCGGAGCAGATCACCCGCCTCGGCATACGACGACGCCAGCGACTCGGCGGCATCCTCCACGAGTACCGACACGCCGCCTGAACTGGGCGGATGA
- a CDS encoding sulfite exporter TauE/SafE family protein: protein MDWTLAGGLAAGLLIATVTAPVGVSGAVFLLPVQLSVFGVPSPAVTPTNLLFNVVAGPGALRRYRRDGALRGDLARRLVLGTLPGVVIGAAVRVFALPGPDVFRLLIAVLLLPLGLWLCLRALTPARHSRQPPAGELPPRTLTVLALAVGVIGGMYGIGGGSLLGPILAGRGLPVARVAPAALSATFATSLVGAAAYALLSLVSSGDIAPDWWLGLACGTGGLIGGYLGARLQPRLPERALRLLLGALATALGALYAAQTLH, encoded by the coding sequence GTGGACTGGACGTTGGCGGGAGGGCTGGCCGCCGGCCTGCTGATCGCGACCGTGACCGCGCCCGTCGGCGTGTCCGGTGCCGTATTCCTCCTCCCCGTCCAGTTGAGCGTCTTCGGTGTGCCCAGTCCGGCGGTGACCCCGACCAATCTGTTGTTCAACGTCGTCGCCGGGCCTGGCGCCCTGCGGCGCTATCGCCGCGACGGCGCCCTGCGCGGAGATCTTGCCCGCCGCCTGGTGCTGGGCACACTGCCCGGCGTCGTCATCGGCGCCGCCGTTCGCGTCTTCGCCCTCCCCGGCCCGGACGTCTTCCGACTCCTGATCGCCGTCCTGCTGCTCCCGCTCGGCCTGTGGCTTTGCCTGCGCGCCCTCACCCCGGCACGCCACAGCCGGCAGCCGCCCGCAGGCGAATTGCCCCCACGCACCCTCACCGTCCTCGCCCTGGCGGTCGGCGTGATCGGCGGCATGTACGGCATCGGCGGCGGCTCCCTCCTCGGCCCGATCCTCGCCGGGCGCGGCCTGCCCGTCGCACGCGTCGCCCCGGCCGCGCTCTCCGCCACGTTCGCCACCTCCCTCGTCGGCGCAGCCGCCTACGCACTGCTGTCCCTCGTGAGCTCCGGAGACATCGCCCCCGACTGGTGGCTCGGACTCGCCTGCGGCACCGGCGGACTGATCGGCGGCTACCTCGGCGCGCGCCTCCAACCCCGCCTGCCCGAACGAGCCCTACGCCTGCTGCTCGGTGCCCTCGCCACCGCCCTCGGAGCCCTGTACGCCGCCCAGACCCTGCACTGA
- a CDS encoding helix-turn-helix domain-containing protein — protein sequence MHRVVVLALDGVYPFEMSIPVRIFGTAVGEDGQPLYEVVTCGLDGASVATSADFALAVQHGSEALESADTVVIPPFVCSPGEDREWLPEGLPDALGRIRPEARIVSICTASYVLASAGLLDGRQATTHWNEAPRFQRAFPQVKVDADVLFVDDGRVLTAAGVAAGVDLCLHLVRRDHGSEIANRVARLCVVPPWREGGQAQYIERPMPKPSQSSTSRTRVWALERLHEPLSLSEMAAHAGMSVRTLTRHFHHEVGMTPGQWVAQQRLDHARRLLETTDLTVDVIATRAGFGTGASLRQRLAAAIGVSPTAYRQTFRAKDAAA from the coding sequence ATGCATCGTGTGGTGGTACTTGCCCTCGACGGCGTCTATCCGTTCGAGATGAGCATCCCGGTAAGGATCTTCGGCACCGCGGTCGGAGAGGACGGTCAGCCGCTGTACGAGGTCGTCACCTGCGGCCTCGACGGCGCTTCCGTCGCCACGAGCGCGGACTTCGCCCTTGCGGTCCAGCACGGCAGTGAGGCCTTGGAGAGCGCGGACACCGTGGTGATTCCGCCGTTCGTCTGCTCGCCGGGTGAGGACCGGGAGTGGCTGCCGGAGGGACTGCCCGACGCGTTGGGGCGGATCAGGCCCGAGGCCCGTATCGTGTCGATCTGCACCGCCTCGTACGTGCTGGCCTCGGCCGGACTGCTGGACGGCCGGCAGGCGACCACGCACTGGAACGAGGCGCCGCGCTTCCAACGCGCGTTTCCCCAGGTGAAGGTGGACGCCGACGTGCTGTTCGTGGACGACGGACGTGTGCTTACCGCGGCCGGCGTCGCCGCCGGCGTGGACCTGTGCCTGCACCTCGTGCGCCGCGACCACGGCAGCGAGATCGCCAACCGGGTGGCCCGGCTGTGCGTCGTACCGCCCTGGCGTGAGGGCGGTCAGGCCCAGTACATCGAGCGTCCGATGCCCAAGCCGTCGCAGAGTTCGACGTCACGGACCCGCGTCTGGGCCCTGGAGCGGCTGCACGAGCCCCTGTCGCTGTCCGAGATGGCCGCGCACGCGGGCATGAGCGTGCGCACGCTCACCCGGCACTTCCATCACGAGGTGGGCATGACGCCGGGCCAGTGGGTGGCCCAGCAGCGACTCGACCACGCCCGCCGGCTGCTGGAGACCACCGACCTGACCGTGGACGTCATCGCGACGCGGGCCGGCTTCGGCACGGGAGCCTCGCTGCGCCAGCGCTTGGCGGCCGCCATCGGGGTGTCGCCCACGGCATACCGGCAGACCTTCCGCGCGAAGGACGCGGCGGCCTGA
- a CDS encoding carbonic anhydrase: MSETKTPTPRDAFELLLAGNQRFVAGTPEHPNQDAVRRAETAPSQQPFAVLFGCSDSRLAAEIIFDRGLGDLFVVRTAGHVMGPEVLGSIEFGVEMLGCPLVVILGHDSCGAVSAACAALEDGMTPAGYVRDVVERVTPSVLAARAAGRVEPEEILAEHIRHTADLLLDRSRVLADKVAAGQTAVVGLRYRLADGSAQLVAARGLDAAVPTAS, from the coding sequence ATGAGCGAGACCAAGACCCCGACGCCCCGCGACGCCTTCGAGCTGCTGCTGGCCGGTAACCAGCGCTTCGTGGCCGGCACCCCGGAGCACCCGAACCAGGACGCCGTTCGCCGCGCCGAGACCGCACCGTCCCAGCAGCCCTTCGCCGTGCTGTTCGGGTGTTCCGACTCCCGGCTGGCCGCCGAGATCATCTTCGACCGAGGTCTGGGCGACCTGTTCGTGGTGCGCACCGCCGGCCACGTCATGGGCCCGGAGGTGCTGGGCAGCATCGAGTTCGGTGTGGAGATGCTGGGCTGCCCGCTGGTCGTGATCCTCGGGCACGACTCGTGCGGCGCGGTCAGCGCGGCGTGCGCCGCGCTGGAGGACGGCATGACGCCGGCCGGGTACGTCCGGGACGTCGTCGAGCGGGTGACCCCCAGCGTGCTGGCCGCCCGGGCCGCCGGACGGGTTGAGCCGGAGGAGATCCTCGCGGAGCACATAAGGCACACCGCCGACCTGCTGCTGGACCGCTCCCGGGTCCTCGCCGACAAGGTCGCCGCCGGCCAGACCGCCGTGGTGGGCCTGCGCTACCGCCTGGCCGACGGCAGTGCCCAACTCGTCGCCGCTCGCGGCCTCGACGCGGCTGTGCCCACGGCGTCCTGA